A single genomic interval of Prochlorococcus marinus XMU1406 harbors:
- a CDS encoding sigma-70 family RNA polymerase sigma factor — MSSLSDFLGEIGRHQLLTPERELTMGRKVQEMVVLINRCQEAGGKGSACEYSDDERKKIRIGEKAKNEMITANLRLVVNLAKRYQGKGLELLDLIQEGTLGLTRAVEKYDPSRGHRFSTYAYWWIRQGLNRALSTQSRTIRIPVNINEKLTKLRSAKSKLMQLKGIPPTSVELAEEMKITKEEIDELLSCELRSITVSLQGTVKSKSDPSELVDILPSDQTPPMELAELAERTASAWKLLDKANLTEKERKIVSLRFGLDGSNEWRTLAEVARHMSCSREYCRQVVQRALRKLRKAGIQNGLVDSIS, encoded by the coding sequence GTGAGTTCATTAAGCGATTTTCTTGGTGAAATAGGACGTCATCAACTTTTGACTCCCGAGAGAGAACTCACTATGGGCAGAAAAGTCCAAGAAATGGTTGTTCTTATAAATAGATGTCAAGAAGCAGGTGGGAAAGGTTCCGCTTGTGAATATTCCGATGATGAAAGGAAAAAGATCAGAATTGGTGAAAAGGCCAAAAATGAAATGATAACCGCCAACCTAAGACTAGTTGTTAACCTTGCAAAGAGATACCAAGGTAAAGGACTAGAATTGCTGGACTTAATTCAGGAGGGGACATTAGGCCTTACAAGGGCTGTAGAAAAATATGATCCCTCTAGGGGGCACAGATTCTCTACCTACGCTTATTGGTGGATCAGGCAGGGATTAAATAGAGCATTATCAACTCAAAGTAGAACCATAAGAATACCTGTAAATATTAATGAAAAACTTACAAAATTAAGATCAGCAAAATCAAAGCTTATGCAACTTAAGGGCATTCCACCCACCTCTGTTGAGCTAGCTGAAGAAATGAAAATAACTAAGGAGGAAATTGATGAACTCCTTTCTTGTGAATTAAGAAGCATTACTGTAAGTCTCCAGGGTACTGTTAAATCAAAGTCGGATCCCTCTGAGCTAGTTGATATTCTTCCAAGTGATCAGACTCCCCCAATGGAATTAGCCGAATTAGCCGAAAGGACAGCCTCAGCCTGGAAGTTATTAGATAAAGCAAACTTAACAGAAAAAGAAAGAAAGATAGTAAGCCTGAGATTTGGTTTAGACGGTTCTAATGAATGGAGAACTTTAGCTGAAGTGGCAAGACATATGAGTTGTAGTAGGGAATATTGCCGACAAGTCGTTCAACGTGCCTTAAGAAAACTTAGAAAAGCAGGAATACAGAATGGACTAGTTGATAGCATTAGCTAA
- the glgB gene encoding 1,4-alpha-glucan branching protein GlgB — translation MIETIQADWIKSEAINLENCCNDNPLKILGPHFYKEQWIIRLWMPEAEEVKINFKNNTYKAESINHRWLFEAILPENPNSNYEINISRGGITHTQRDPWSYREEWMGEVDRHLFAEGNHHHIWEKMGAHLIEEKNQKGVMFCIWAPNAKSISIIGDINSWDGRHHPMQKRLGGIWELFMPTMQEGDTYKYEIRTQQGHIYEKADPYGFLHEIRPQNGSIVSKLKNFNWNDNSWISNRDSSSQINKPISVYEMHLGSWLHESTDNKYLEDNGEPRDPVPAADLKPRTRLLTYPELTEKLIPYVKERGFTHIELMPITEHPFDGSWGYQVTGWYAPTSRFGTPNEFREFVNKCHEEGIGVILDWVPGHFPKDKHGLAFFDGCHLYEHGDSRIGEHKEWGTLIFNYSRNEVRNFLVANLVYWFEEFHIDGIRVDAVASMLYRDYLRPDGEWIPNENGGNENIEAVQFLQQANHVLFQHFPGALSIAEESTTWPMVTKPTDMGGLGFNLKWNMGWMHDMLDYFEIDPWFRQFHQNSVTFSITYNYTENFMLALSHDEVVHGKSHLLHKMPGDDWKKYANTRALLTYMWTHPGKKTIFMGMEFGQRQEWNVWDDLQWELLEFEPHKGIRNLIDDLNALYKNEAALWKNDFDPYGFQWIDCNDKSNSVISFMRRENDTNEWLVVVANFTPNTHGSYKIGVPVEGFYKEIFNSDGSRYGGSNKGNMGGKETINYNIHDYQNALELALPPLSVSIFKHQSKK, via the coding sequence ATGATCGAGACAATTCAAGCAGACTGGATTAAATCAGAAGCTATCAACCTAGAAAATTGTTGCAATGATAATCCATTAAAAATATTAGGTCCTCACTTTTATAAAGAGCAATGGATAATAAGGCTATGGATGCCTGAAGCCGAAGAAGTTAAAATAAATTTTAAAAATAATACCTACAAGGCCGAAAGCATAAACCATAGATGGCTTTTTGAAGCAATCTTGCCTGAAAATCCAAATTCCAATTACGAAATAAATATTTCACGAGGAGGGATCACACATACACAACGTGACCCTTGGTCATATAGAGAAGAGTGGATGGGAGAAGTTGATCGGCATCTTTTCGCAGAAGGTAATCATCATCATATTTGGGAAAAAATGGGAGCACATCTCATTGAAGAAAAGAATCAAAAAGGAGTCATGTTTTGCATTTGGGCTCCAAATGCAAAATCAATCTCGATCATTGGAGATATAAATTCTTGGGATGGAAGACATCATCCAATGCAAAAAAGATTAGGGGGAATTTGGGAACTATTCATGCCAACAATGCAAGAGGGAGACACATATAAATATGAAATAAGAACACAACAAGGTCATATTTATGAGAAAGCTGATCCATATGGTTTCCTTCATGAAATCAGACCTCAAAATGGTTCAATAGTTTCAAAATTGAAAAACTTTAATTGGAATGATAATTCTTGGATTTCAAATAGAGATTCATCTAGTCAAATTAATAAGCCAATTTCAGTTTATGAAATGCATTTAGGAAGTTGGCTCCATGAATCAACTGATAATAAATATCTTGAAGACAATGGAGAGCCAAGAGACCCAGTGCCCGCAGCAGATTTAAAACCTAGAACAAGATTATTAACTTATCCAGAATTAACCGAAAAACTCATCCCTTACGTAAAAGAGAGAGGATTTACTCATATTGAATTAATGCCAATAACTGAACATCCTTTTGATGGTTCATGGGGATACCAGGTTACAGGCTGGTATGCGCCAACAAGTAGATTTGGCACCCCAAATGAATTTAGGGAATTTGTCAATAAATGTCATGAAGAGGGCATAGGTGTAATTCTTGATTGGGTACCTGGTCATTTCCCAAAAGATAAGCATGGTTTAGCATTTTTTGATGGTTGTCATCTTTATGAACATGGAGATTCACGCATAGGTGAACACAAAGAATGGGGAACCCTAATATTTAATTACAGCAGAAACGAAGTACGAAATTTCTTAGTAGCCAACCTCGTTTATTGGTTTGAAGAGTTTCATATTGATGGCATAAGAGTAGATGCTGTAGCTTCAATGCTTTACAGAGATTATCTACGCCCAGATGGCGAATGGATACCCAACGAAAATGGTGGGAATGAAAATATAGAAGCCGTTCAATTTCTTCAACAGGCTAATCATGTACTCTTCCAACATTTCCCAGGTGCACTTTCTATCGCTGAAGAATCAACAACTTGGCCAATGGTAACCAAACCAACTGACATGGGAGGGTTAGGGTTTAATTTAAAATGGAATATGGGATGGATGCACGATATGCTCGATTATTTTGAGATAGATCCTTGGTTTAGGCAATTCCATCAAAATAGTGTAACTTTCTCAATAACATATAACTATACAGAGAACTTTATGCTTGCTCTTAGTCATGATGAGGTTGTCCATGGGAAAAGTCATCTTTTGCATAAAATGCCTGGAGATGACTGGAAGAAATATGCAAATACTCGAGCTTTACTCACTTATATGTGGACCCACCCTGGTAAAAAAACAATATTTATGGGAATGGAATTTGGACAAAGGCAAGAATGGAATGTTTGGGATGATCTACAATGGGAGTTACTGGAATTTGAACCTCATAAAGGTATCAGAAACTTGATTGATGACCTAAACGCACTTTACAAAAATGAAGCTGCGTTATGGAAAAATGACTTTGATCCTTATGGATTCCAATGGATTGATTGTAATGACAAATCTAATTCGGTTATAAGTTTCATGAGAAGAGAAAACGACACCAATGAGTGGCTTGTTGTTGTTGCTAACTTTACACCTAATACTCATGGATCATACAAAATAGGTGTTCCTGTGGAAGGATTTTATAAAGAAATATTTAATTCAGATGGCTCTAGATACGGGGGGAGTAACAAAGGAAATATGGGGGGTAAAGAAACTATAAATTACAATATTCATGATTATCAAAATGCTCTAGAACTTGCTTTGCCCCCATTAAGCGTAAGTATATTCAAACATCAATCAAAAAAATAA
- the petE gene encoding plastocyanin → MLRSIFAGLFAIVLTLSLGISTVSAKTVEVKLGTDAGMLAFEPSTVTISTGDTVKFVNNKLAPHNAVFDGHEELSHADLAFAPGESWEETFDAAGTYDYYCEPHRGAGMVGKVVVE, encoded by the coding sequence ATGTTACGTTCAATCTTTGCAGGGTTATTCGCAATAGTTTTAACTCTAAGTCTAGGAATTTCAACAGTTTCAGCGAAGACTGTTGAAGTAAAACTTGGAACGGATGCTGGAATGCTTGCATTTGAACCAAGTACAGTAACCATAAGTACTGGTGATACAGTTAAATTTGTTAACAATAAATTAGCTCCTCACAATGCTGTTTTTGATGGCCATGAGGAATTAAGTCATGCAGACCTTGCTTTTGCACCAGGAGAGTCTTGGGAAGAAACATTTGATGCTGCAGGAACTTATGATTACTATTGCGAGCCTCACAGAGGCGCTGGAATGGTAGGTAAAGTTGTTGTTGAATAA
- a CDS encoding NAD-dependent epimerase/dehydratase family protein, with protein MAYKNLLITGANGCVGQYLVDWFLKNTKFRLYLMVRDKSKLPISVQENKKVKLMVCDIRESNRYKKEISQINYLIHTATAWGDPRRAYEVNIKAFEDLLEMLDIDKLEKIIYFSTASILDTQTELMRESLIYGTEYIQTKYECFQRLRESSFAEKTFAVFPTLVFGGNLEKKSKYPVSYLTSGLREIGKWLWLARFFKLDSKFHFIHANDIAQICGFLIKNYKQEQYKGFRKFVLGQKFISIDHAIITLLKRNNMRRYFAIPLTKKILKILLRILPIQTTPWDYFSIKKYDFNHAPITNPETFKLKSYAKSLNEILRFSKLPSCNNN; from the coding sequence TTGGCATATAAAAACTTATTAATCACAGGTGCGAATGGATGTGTTGGCCAATATTTAGTTGATTGGTTTTTAAAAAACACAAAATTCAGGCTTTATCTCATGGTAAGAGACAAAAGTAAGTTACCAATTTCTGTTCAAGAAAATAAAAAAGTCAAGTTAATGGTGTGTGATATCAGGGAATCAAATAGGTATAAAAAGGAAATTAGTCAAATTAATTACCTAATACATACTGCTACAGCTTGGGGAGATCCAAGAAGAGCCTATGAAGTAAACATTAAAGCTTTTGAAGATTTACTTGAGATGCTTGATATTGACAAGTTAGAAAAGATTATTTATTTTTCAACAGCTAGCATTCTAGATACCCAAACAGAATTAATGAGGGAATCATTGATTTATGGAACAGAGTACATTCAAACAAAATATGAATGTTTCCAGAGACTTAGAGAAAGCTCATTTGCAGAAAAAACTTTCGCTGTTTTCCCTACCTTGGTTTTTGGAGGAAATCTTGAAAAAAAAAGTAAATATCCTGTGAGTTATTTAACTAGTGGATTGAGAGAAATTGGAAAATGGCTTTGGTTAGCAAGATTTTTTAAACTCGATTCTAAATTTCACTTTATACATGCAAATGATATCGCTCAAATTTGTGGATTTCTAATTAAAAATTATAAACAAGAGCAATACAAAGGCTTTAGAAAATTTGTCCTAGGTCAGAAATTTATTTCAATTGATCATGCCATCATTACACTTTTAAAAAGAAATAATATGAGGAGATATTTTGCGATACCCCTTACAAAAAAAATTCTAAAAATATTATTAAGAATTCTCCCCATCCAAACCACCCCTTGGGACTATTTCAGTATCAAGAAATATGACTTTAATCATGCACCCATCACTAATCCTGAGACTTTCAAACTTAAAAGTTATGCGAAGTCACTGAATGAAATTTTAAGGTTTTCAAAGTTACCAAGCTGTAATAACAATTAA
- the hisIE gene encoding bifunctional phosphoribosyl-AMP cyclohydrolase/phosphoribosyl-ATP diphosphatase HisIE codes for MTYSTNFSIEDLRFDNYGLIPAIAQDWLDGSILMLAWMNKESLSMTLETKNVHYWSRSRSEIWRKGATSGSTQILKEIRFDCDNDALILLIKQNGSGACHTGEKSCFFNAIQINQNDKKEKKTTPFSNICSELFNTINERSINPSEKSYTNHLLTKGSNTILKKIGEESAEFIMACKDNDKNSISNEAADLIYHLQVALMHKGVEWRDVLAVLESRRKKNN; via the coding sequence ATGACTTATTCAACTAATTTTTCGATAGAAGATCTACGCTTTGATAATTATGGTTTAATCCCTGCAATAGCACAAGATTGGCTAGACGGGTCGATTCTTATGCTTGCTTGGATGAATAAAGAATCATTGTCAATGACTCTTGAAACAAAAAACGTACATTACTGGAGTAGATCTAGATCCGAAATCTGGAGAAAAGGAGCTACGAGTGGAAGTACCCAAATACTTAAGGAGATAAGATTCGACTGCGATAATGATGCCCTAATCCTTTTGATTAAACAAAATGGTTCAGGTGCATGTCACACTGGGGAGAAAAGTTGTTTTTTTAACGCAATCCAAATCAATCAAAATGATAAAAAAGAGAAAAAAACAACTCCCTTCTCAAATATTTGTTCTGAATTATTTAATACAATTAACGAAAGATCAATAAATCCTTCAGAGAAAAGTTACACAAATCATTTATTAACAAAAGGCAGTAACACTATTTTGAAAAAAATAGGAGAGGAATCTGCAGAATTTATAATGGCTTGTAAAGATAATGATAAAAATTCAATCTCAAATGAAGCTGCTGATTTAATTTATCATCTGCAGGTAGCCCTTATGCACAAAGGAGTTGAGTGGAGAGATGTACTTGCTGTTCTAGAATCAAGAAGAAAAAAAAATAATTAA
- a CDS encoding 6-carboxytetrahydropterin synthase: MYLHSLKFSCSKSYVDFPCSHRQWRHKGHCRFVHGYSRSFTFWFTAKKLDLNGFVVDFSSLKPLEKKLKQQFDHTFLINKDDPLLNYWKKLNDLDALDLRIMKNVGMEFTSELIWTWANEYLQDKDKGRTCCWKTESKENKSNKASYEKIPEWFET; encoded by the coding sequence ATGTATCTTCATTCTCTAAAATTTTCATGCAGTAAGAGTTACGTGGATTTTCCCTGTTCACATAGACAATGGCGCCATAAAGGCCACTGCAGATTTGTGCATGGATATTCAAGATCATTCACCTTTTGGTTTACTGCAAAAAAATTAGACTTAAATGGTTTTGTTGTGGATTTTTCAAGTCTTAAGCCCCTTGAAAAAAAACTAAAGCAGCAATTTGATCATACTTTTTTGATAAATAAAGATGATCCTTTATTGAATTACTGGAAAAAATTAAATGACTTAGATGCTTTGGATCTAAGAATTATGAAAAATGTAGGAATGGAATTCACTTCTGAATTAATTTGGACATGGGCTAATGAATACTTACAGGATAAGGATAAGGGCAGAACATGTTGTTGGAAAACAGAATCAAAAGAAAATAAATCTAATAAAGCAAGTTATGAGAAAATTCCTGAATGGTTCGAAACTTAG
- a CDS encoding ATP-dependent Clp protease ATP-binding subunit: MKIVPSEFSKSAWSYFILAKEIAHKNYQQNVDSDNLFLALIKQDNLTKKILKKNNVNIKEIEKEIMSSLNLKAKMKNKQDNLYIGDTLHKIFLKANDIKNTLNDVVISTEHIVYGFTYDDKYGFQILNQKGIPEFLETIKKMKSDPALKNAFDTSNESLGKYGIDLTQSARDRILDPVIGRDEEIRRTIQILSRRTKNNPVLIGEPGVGKTAIVEGLAQRIINGDVPSALQDRQLISLDMGSLIAGAKYRGEFEERIKNVLKKVKESDGKIILFIDEIHTVVGAGASGGSLDASNLLKPMLARGELRCIGATTINEHKQNIEKDPALERRFQKIKIDAPSIDDTVSILRGLRERYEVHHSVRISDNALVAAATLSERYINDRFLPDKAIDLIDEAASRLNMIITSKPEEIDEIDRKVLQFEMEKLSLKRETDDFSLERLKKINNELISLKDKQAELGAKWKKEKDEIDEVSTIKEEIESVQLQIDQAKRSFDLNKAAELEFGTLNSLQKKLKEKSECLVNSYKNGETSLLRQEVTFDDIAEVVSKWTSIPVQNLNQSEKDKLLSLESNLKEKIIGQDSAISAVADSIKRSRTGLNDPSKPLASFLFLGPTGVGKTELSKVTAKIIFDSNSSITRLDMSEYMEKHSVSKIIGAPPGYLGFESGGQLTEAVRKNPYSLILLDEIEKAHKDILDILLQVLDDGIITDGQGRTINFKNAIIVLTSNLGSQSISDLSVRKEDTNEIQKIVDSELKKFFKPEFLNRLDEIVIFNNLELNDIKEIAKIQLQNLENRLNKKNLNLRITNEAINQLVQNSFDNAYGARPLKRIIQKQIETKISNNILNNNYLNKDDVNIYLVNGEIIVD, from the coding sequence ATGAAAATAGTTCCAAGCGAATTTTCAAAATCAGCTTGGAGCTATTTTATTTTGGCCAAAGAAATTGCTCATAAAAATTATCAACAAAACGTAGACTCTGACAACTTATTTTTAGCACTTATAAAACAAGACAACCTTACAAAAAAAATCTTAAAAAAAAATAATGTAAATATTAAAGAGATTGAGAAAGAAATAATGTCTTCTTTAAATTTGAAGGCAAAAATGAAAAATAAACAAGATAATTTATATATTGGAGATACTCTTCACAAAATATTTTTGAAAGCTAATGATATTAAAAATACTTTAAATGATGTAGTGATATCAACAGAACACATAGTTTACGGTTTCACTTATGATGATAAATATGGATTTCAAATTTTAAATCAAAAAGGTATTCCAGAATTTCTTGAAACTATAAAAAAAATGAAGTCAGATCCAGCATTAAAAAACGCATTTGATACTTCTAATGAGTCTTTGGGAAAATATGGTATAGATCTAACTCAATCTGCACGAGATAGAATTTTAGACCCAGTTATTGGTAGGGATGAAGAAATAAGAAGAACAATTCAAATATTGAGTAGAAGAACAAAAAATAATCCAGTTCTTATTGGAGAACCTGGGGTTGGTAAAACGGCCATTGTTGAAGGGTTGGCTCAAAGAATTATTAATGGCGATGTACCTTCTGCGCTACAAGATAGGCAACTAATTTCATTAGATATGGGTTCACTTATAGCTGGGGCAAAATATCGTGGAGAATTTGAAGAAAGAATAAAAAATGTCTTAAAGAAAGTCAAGGAATCAGACGGTAAGATAATTCTTTTTATTGATGAAATTCATACAGTTGTAGGGGCTGGTGCTAGCGGAGGTTCTTTAGATGCAAGCAACCTATTAAAACCAATGCTTGCAAGAGGAGAACTTAGATGTATTGGTGCTACAACTATTAATGAACATAAACAAAATATAGAAAAAGATCCTGCTCTAGAAAGAAGATTTCAGAAAATAAAAATTGATGCTCCTTCAATAGATGATACTGTATCAATATTAAGAGGATTGAGAGAAAGATACGAAGTTCATCATAGCGTGAGAATTTCTGATAATGCTTTAGTTGCAGCTGCAACCCTTAGCGAGAGATATATTAACGATAGATTTCTTCCTGACAAAGCAATAGATCTCATCGATGAAGCAGCCTCAAGATTAAATATGATCATAACTTCCAAACCAGAAGAAATTGATGAAATTGATCGAAAAGTTCTGCAGTTTGAGATGGAAAAATTATCTTTAAAAAGAGAAACAGATGATTTTTCTCTAGAAAGATTAAAAAAAATCAATAATGAACTTATATCCCTTAAAGATAAACAGGCAGAATTAGGCGCTAAATGGAAAAAAGAAAAAGATGAAATTGATGAGGTTAGTACTATAAAAGAAGAAATTGAATCTGTTCAATTACAAATAGATCAAGCCAAAAGGAGTTTTGACCTCAACAAAGCAGCAGAATTAGAATTTGGAACTTTAAATTCTTTACAAAAAAAATTGAAAGAAAAAAGTGAGTGTCTAGTTAATTCTTACAAAAACGGAGAGACGAGTCTTTTAAGGCAAGAGGTTACTTTTGATGATATTGCAGAAGTTGTCTCAAAGTGGACCTCTATTCCAGTACAGAACTTAAACCAGTCAGAAAAAGATAAACTTTTGAGCCTAGAGTCAAACCTTAAAGAAAAAATTATTGGTCAAGATAGTGCAATTAGCGCTGTTGCAGATTCCATTAAGAGATCAAGGACTGGTCTAAATGATCCAAGTAAGCCATTAGCCAGTTTTCTCTTCTTAGGTCCAACTGGTGTTGGGAAAACAGAGCTGAGCAAAGTAACTGCCAAAATTATATTCGATTCAAATTCTTCAATTACAAGACTGGATATGTCTGAATATATGGAAAAGCATTCAGTAAGCAAAATCATAGGTGCGCCTCCTGGATATTTAGGTTTCGAATCAGGCGGTCAATTAACTGAAGCTGTGCGCAAAAATCCTTATTCATTGATTCTTCTAGATGAAATAGAGAAAGCTCACAAAGATATCTTAGATATTCTCTTACAGGTTCTTGATGATGGAATTATTACTGATGGTCAAGGTCGTACAATCAATTTCAAAAATGCCATCATTGTTCTCACAAGTAATTTGGGAAGTCAATCAATAAGTGATTTATCAGTTAGAAAAGAAGATACAAATGAAATTCAAAAAATTGTAGATAGTGAACTAAAAAAATTTTTCAAACCTGAGTTTTTAAATCGACTTGATGAAATAGTTATTTTTAATAATTTAGAACTAAACGATATAAAAGAAATTGCAAAAATCCAGCTTCAAAATTTAGAAAACAGACTTAACAAAAAAAACTTAAATTTAAGAATTACAAATGAGGCAATTAACCAACTGGTCCAAAATAGTTTCGATAATGCTTATGGTGCAAGGCCTTTAAAAAGAATTATTCAAAAACAAATTGAGACAAAAATTTCAAACAACATATTAAATAATAATTACCTTAATAAAGACGATGTTAATATTTATCTGGTTAATGGAGAGATAATTGTTGACTGA
- the hemE gene encoding uroporphyrinogen decarboxylase has protein sequence MGQDLPLLLSAALGKKVNRPPVWMMRQAGRYMKIYRDLRERYPSFRERSENPELSYEISMQPFHAFKPDGVILFSDILTPLPGMGINFEIIESKGPIIEDPIRTLNQIGNLKELNPSESLSFVGQVLSSLKKDVNNEATVLGFVGAPWTLAAYVVEGKSSKNYSLIKSMAFREPDLLHKLLDHFAKSIGEYLKYQIKSGAQVVQIFDSWAGQLSPQDFDTFAGPYQKKVVDIVKAEYPETPVILYISGSAGVIERMAKTGVDIISLDWTVDIEEACKRIPSGIGIQGNVDPGILFGNKESIKERIDNTFNKIKDRKYILNLGHGILPGTPEENAQTFFEHGKKLTY, from the coding sequence ATGGGTCAAGATCTACCACTACTACTTTCTGCCGCATTAGGTAAAAAAGTAAATAGGCCTCCAGTATGGATGATGAGGCAAGCAGGAAGATATATGAAAATCTATAGAGATTTAAGGGAGCGTTACCCAAGTTTTAGAGAAAGATCTGAAAATCCAGAGCTCTCATATGAGATTTCAATGCAGCCTTTTCATGCTTTCAAACCGGATGGTGTGATCCTTTTTTCAGATATTCTCACACCTCTCCCAGGGATGGGTATAAATTTTGAAATAATAGAAAGTAAAGGTCCAATAATTGAGGACCCAATAAGAACTCTTAACCAGATAGGAAATTTAAAAGAATTAAATCCAAGTGAGAGTTTAAGTTTTGTTGGGCAAGTTCTTTCTTCACTAAAAAAAGATGTGAATAATGAGGCAACAGTTTTAGGTTTTGTTGGCGCACCTTGGACTCTTGCTGCATATGTAGTTGAAGGTAAAAGCAGTAAAAATTATTCTTTAATAAAATCAATGGCTTTTAGAGAGCCAGATTTACTTCATAAACTCCTTGATCATTTTGCAAAATCTATTGGTGAATATCTTAAATATCAAATAAAATCTGGAGCGCAAGTAGTACAAATTTTTGATTCATGGGCAGGTCAACTAAGCCCACAAGATTTCGATACCTTTGCTGGACCGTATCAAAAAAAAGTTGTTGACATTGTAAAAGCGGAATACCCTGAAACACCAGTAATTCTTTATATTTCAGGAAGTGCTGGTGTCATCGAAAGAATGGCAAAAACTGGAGTAGATATAATCTCATTAGACTGGACAGTAGACATTGAAGAAGCTTGTAAAAGAATCCCTAGTGGGATAGGAATTCAAGGTAATGTTGACCCTGGCATTTTATTTGGAAACAAAGAATCAATAAAAGAAAGGATAGATAATACTTTCAATAAAATTAAAGACAGGAAATATATTCTTAATTTGGGTCATGGGATTTTACCTGGGACTCCAGAAGAAAATGCTCAAACATTTTTTGAACATGGAAAAAAACTTACTTACTAG
- a CDS encoding YkvA family protein: protein MIENYKNKEKIYDAEVLESSTFDENIIIKILIKAGRTIAKPALEVLEMAIDPFTPAQVRVSLMAALAYLIMPFDLFPDFMPLVGFSDDFVALTAVLSIWSKYMTPSIRARAEKKLNKLFPFY, encoded by the coding sequence ATGATAGAGAATTACAAAAACAAAGAAAAAATTTATGATGCTGAAGTTTTAGAAAGCTCTACATTTGATGAGAATATCATAATCAAGATTCTTATTAAAGCAGGAAGAACAATTGCCAAGCCCGCCTTAGAGGTTTTGGAAATGGCTATAGATCCTTTTACTCCAGCACAAGTAAGAGTTTCCTTGATGGCTGCTCTTGCTTATTTAATAATGCCATTTGACCTTTTCCCTGACTTTATGCCATTAGTTGGCTTTAGTGATGATTTTGTCGCCCTCACGGCAGTACTTAGTATATGGAGCAAATATATGACTCCTTCAATAAGAGCAAGAGCAGAGAAAAAGCTTAATAAGTTATTCCCTTTTTATTAA